The proteins below are encoded in one region of Flavobacterium sp. IMCC34852:
- a CDS encoding nucleotidyl transferase AbiEii/AbiGii toxin family protein has translation MNEWLKLSEKRRLEILNQVNSQTGLPTDAIEKDWWVTITLKAIFSSKFAQHLVFKGGTSLSKAYNLIERFSEDIDLSIDRTMLGFEGELSKTQIKKLRKASGHFIVGEFKEELISELEKLGVNKDTYNLIFDDEIDDTSDPHRIELEYNSIVEPGEYIPQRVIIELGARALLEPNEQKTIQSIIGQIYPEQAFTIQPFEVIVVVPTKTFLEKIMLLHEEFLKPTENIRHYRMSRHLYDIEKLMDHDYGKEAIKNKELFETLVQHRSKYTPVRGISYDLHTPQTINFIPPAEVTELWKKDYQAMQEFMIYGETLEFEELLKKLLILKGVFNNL, from the coding sequence ATGAACGAGTGGCTTAAACTATCCGAAAAAAGACGGCTTGAAATACTAAATCAAGTCAATAGTCAAACAGGACTTCCAACCGATGCAATAGAAAAAGATTGGTGGGTAACCATTACGTTAAAAGCAATATTTTCATCAAAATTTGCACAACATTTAGTTTTTAAAGGCGGAACATCACTAAGTAAAGCCTATAACTTAATAGAACGTTTCTCGGAAGATATTGACTTATCAATTGATAGAACTATGTTAGGATTTGAAGGCGAGTTATCAAAAACACAAATAAAAAAACTTCGTAAAGCTTCAGGTCATTTTATAGTTGGAGAATTTAAAGAGGAATTAATTTCAGAACTAGAAAAGCTGGGAGTAAATAAAGATACTTATAATTTAATCTTTGACGATGAAATAGATGATACTAGTGATCCTCATCGCATAGAATTAGAATACAACTCAATAGTTGAACCAGGAGAATACATTCCGCAAAGGGTTATCATTGAATTAGGAGCAAGAGCTTTACTAGAACCAAACGAACAGAAAACAATTCAATCAATTATTGGTCAGATTTATCCGGAACAAGCTTTTACAATTCAACCATTTGAAGTAATTGTAGTAGTGCCAACCAAAACCTTTTTAGAAAAAATAATGTTGTTGCACGAAGAATTTCTAAAGCCAACCGAAAACATAAGACATTACAGAATGTCAAGACATCTTTACGATATAGAAAAATTAATGGACCACGATTATGGAAAAGAAGCAATAAAAAATAAAGAGCTATTCGAAACACTAGTCCAACACCGAAGTAAATATACACCTGTAAGAGGAATTTCTTATGATTTACACACACCACAAACAATAAATTTTATTCCACCAGCAGAAGTAACTGAACTTTGGAAAAAAGACTATCAAGCCATGCAAGAATTTATGATTTATGGTGAAACATTGGAGTTTGAAGAATTGCTAAAAAAATTATTAATACTAAAAGGAGTATTTAACAACTTATAA
- a CDS encoding UPF0489 family protein yields MWIKEPNFPLGVSHHDTLNFVFKHENIYVMDNHLAASWCWMDSIDVEKVHNLFHIDRHYDLLHFPNTVKTQIIEADVQLHKLSLDEYIALRQPMKGSQDAALFRWDNYIGNLNLVYPKLFGIKYFATHNEGTVPEGFIDREYEIKDLSTNVEYWMSQIENKWILNLDIDYFFATSENGKYQMLTDEYIIELCKNINEARKHIAVITICLSPECCGGWDATIKKAKLICKHLGFDLPL; encoded by the coding sequence ATGTGGATAAAAGAACCTAATTTTCCTTTGGGTGTTTCCCATCATGACACATTAAACTTTGTTTTTAAACATGAAAACATTTATGTAATGGACAACCATTTAGCGGCAAGTTGGTGTTGGATGGATAGTATTGATGTTGAGAAAGTACATAATCTTTTTCATATTGACAGACATTACGATTTATTGCATTTTCCAAATACTGTAAAAACTCAAATAATTGAAGCTGATGTACAATTACATAAGCTATCTTTAGATGAATATATAGCACTAAGACAACCAATGAAAGGAAGTCAAGACGCGGCTTTATTCAGATGGGATAATTATATTGGAAATCTAAATCTAGTTTACCCTAAATTATTTGGAATAAAATACTTTGCTACACATAATGAAGGCACAGTTCCCGAAGGTTTTATTGACCGTGAATATGAAATTAAAGATCTTTCTACTAATGTTGAATATTGGATGAGCCAAATTGAAAACAAATGGATTCTAAATTTAGATATAGATTATTTTTTTGCTACTTCAGAAAATGGAAAATACCAAATGCTTACTGATGAATACATCATAGAACTTTGTAAAAATATTAACGAGGCAAGAAAGCACATAGCTGTTATCACAATTTGCTTAAGTCCTGAATGTTGTGGTGGTTGGGATGCTACAATTAAAAAAGCAAAATTAATATGTAAACATTTAGGTTTTGATTTACCATTATAA
- a CDS encoding patatin-like phospholipase family protein has protein sequence MNKNDITKKRLGLALSGGGYRAAAFHLGVLRKLNTLKILDKIDVISTISGGSIIGAYYVLNRNNFESFEASFKQNLQKSCIKKIVTNWRFLFPVIFYIFFGYIIFFDPFNFNFSAWIISILVGLYILLPLIFQFRFISFTSLKIKAYKAIFFGEKTLSDLPSYPIIAINATNLSTGTLWTFSKNKSSDSSYEFPKDGGNSIKFECGEFPIAIAVASSTSVPVPFNPVTIPSKYFKNIEDYSRVKPMLIDGGLYDNQGIHKLSQFNSSYSCDIIIASDGSQPFGKEYKSGNTFSILYRGIDVMMRKIKNLQFIRDVYSSDREIAYFSLDWKYEQCVVEFVKAAKNNLVPKDVLLFHQLNKNDLESPVNEIVKVIKDRIGLEDIIKNGLNEKEIDFISKISTNLTALKKNQIDLLSKHGEVLTEIQIKLYCPTIFL, from the coding sequence ATGAATAAAAATGATATAACAAAGAAACGACTTGGATTAGCTTTGTCAGGTGGAGGTTATCGGGCAGCTGCATTTCATTTAGGAGTTTTAAGAAAATTAAATACTCTAAAAATTCTTGATAAAATTGATGTAATATCTACTATTTCAGGTGGTTCTATAATTGGAGCATATTATGTTTTAAATAGAAATAATTTTGAAAGTTTTGAAGCTTCATTTAAACAAAATTTACAAAAAAGTTGTATAAAGAAAATAGTTACTAATTGGAGATTTTTGTTTCCTGTTATATTTTATATTTTTTTTGGTTATATAATATTTTTTGATCCATTTAATTTTAATTTTTCTGCATGGATAATATCAATCTTAGTTGGATTATATATTTTACTACCACTAATATTTCAATTTCGATTTATATCATTTACCTCTTTAAAAATTAAAGCTTATAAAGCTATTTTTTTTGGAGAGAAAACATTATCTGATTTACCAAGTTATCCAATAATTGCAATTAATGCAACTAATTTGTCAACAGGAACACTTTGGACATTCTCTAAAAATAAATCATCAGATTCTAGTTACGAGTTCCCAAAAGATGGCGGAAATTCCATTAAATTTGAATGCGGTGAATTTCCAATAGCAATTGCTGTCGCCAGTAGTACAAGTGTTCCAGTTCCCTTCAATCCAGTTACTATACCTTCAAAATATTTTAAAAATATTGAAGATTATAGTAGAGTAAAACCAATGCTTATTGATGGTGGTCTTTATGACAACCAAGGAATTCATAAATTATCTCAATTTAATTCATCTTATTCATGTGATATAATCATTGCTAGTGATGGTTCTCAACCATTCGGAAAAGAATATAAATCAGGAAATACATTCTCAATTTTATACAGAGGAATTGATGTCATGATGAGAAAAATAAAAAATTTACAATTTATTAGAGATGTTTACAGTTCAGATAGAGAAATAGCCTATTTTTCTCTTGATTGGAAATATGAACAGTGTGTTGTTGAATTTGTAAAAGCTGCAAAAAATAACTTAGTTCCCAAAGATGTATTACTATTTCACCAATTAAATAAAAATGATCTAGAATCTCCCGTAAACGAGATAGTAAAAGTTATTAAAGATAGAATAGGATTAGAAGATATAATTAAAAATGGTCTTAATGAAAAAGAAATAGATTTTATTAGTAAAATAAGCACTAATTTAACTGCTCTTAAAAAAAATCAAATTGATTTATTATCGAAGCATGGTGAAGTATTAACTGAAATTCAAATAAAATTATATTGTCCAACTATTTTTTTATAA